A part of Larkinella insperata genomic DNA contains:
- a CDS encoding abortive infection system antitoxin AbiGi family protein encodes MAVHSESLFHFTRSIDGLLGILRNGFYPYYCPEVHVWQEDPFKVLQCAAHPMVCFCDIPLSQISIHQQTYGTYGIGMSKAWRRYFNLNPVIYCQQDAFVHEAIGDIMPMYRQLEKAGLDNNKIKKWGLKDDVAFVMGFAKLLQLPSLVKLIEGPVFIKERNDWDTKLTPFYREREWRIVPDFRLVHGILDTVVDISTYSDPIKRNKINKKAEKFSLSVFVRNWSDIQYIILSKDAEVPDFIKEFTIICKDKGLTNDQIQILLTRVKTSERIQLDY; translated from the coding sequence ATGGCTGTTCATTCAGAATCACTATTCCATTTTACTCGAAGCATTGATGGTCTACTCGGAATACTCAGAAATGGATTTTACCCCTACTATTGCCCAGAAGTGCATGTATGGCAGGAAGATCCATTCAAAGTTTTACAATGTGCCGCACATCCTATGGTCTGTTTTTGTGATATTCCCTTATCGCAAATCTCAATACATCAGCAAACATATGGTACGTATGGCATAGGTATGTCAAAAGCCTGGCGACGGTATTTCAATTTAAATCCAGTTATTTATTGTCAACAGGATGCGTTTGTACATGAAGCTATTGGAGATATTATGCCCATGTATAGACAGCTAGAAAAAGCTGGCTTAGACAATAATAAGATTAAGAAATGGGGCCTAAAGGATGATGTAGCTTTCGTGATGGGTTTTGCAAAATTACTACAATTACCAAGTCTTGTTAAATTGATTGAAGGTCCTGTATTTATTAAGGAAAGAAACGATTGGGACACCAAGTTGACACCGTTTTATAGAGAAAGGGAATGGAGAATTGTACCCGACTTTCGTCTAGTGCATGGGATCTTAGATACTGTAGTGGACATCTCGACCTATTCTGACCCAATTAAAAGAAACAAGATCAACAAAAAGGCTGAGAAATTTTCTTTGTCAGTCTTCGTTAGAAATTGGTCTGATATACAGTATATTATATTAAGTAAAGACGCTGAAGTACCGGATTTTATTAAAGAATTTACAATAATTTGTAAAGATAAAGGGCTTACGAATGACCAAATACAAATTTTACTTACTAGGGTGAAAACGTCAGAAAGAATACAACTAGATTATTAG
- a CDS encoding recombinase family protein → MKIGYARVSTLDQNLTLQIDALQKVGCEKIFQEKISGSKVQRPQLDKMLEHVRAGDTVVVWKLDRLGRSLQHLIELVGNLEKKDAGLISLNDPVDTTTAQGRLVFRIFASLAEFERELIRERTLAGVAAAKAKGVILGRPEGLSADAKKQARVVESLHKDGVSVAEVARQLKISRTTVYSYLKHRGIEY, encoded by the coding sequence ATGAAAATTGGCTACGCCCGGGTTTCGACCCTCGACCAGAATCTTACCCTACAGATCGATGCCCTTCAAAAAGTCGGCTGTGAAAAAATCTTCCAAGAAAAAATAAGTGGCTCCAAAGTCCAACGCCCCCAGCTCGACAAAATGCTCGAGCACGTCCGGGCCGGTGATACCGTTGTCGTTTGGAAACTGGATCGGCTCGGCCGGAGCCTACAGCACCTGATCGAATTGGTGGGCAATCTGGAAAAGAAGGACGCCGGCCTGATCAGCCTGAACGACCCGGTCGATACCACCACTGCTCAAGGTAGACTCGTATTCCGAATCTTCGCCAGCTTGGCCGAGTTCGAGCGGGAGCTGATTCGTGAGCGCACACTGGCCGGCGTTGCTGCAGCCAAAGCGAAAGGGGTCATTCTGGGTCGGCCAGAGGGATTATCAGCCGACGCTAAGAAGCAGGCCCGGGTTGTAGAGTCACTTCACAAAGATGGAGTATCTGTCGCGGAGGTTGCCCGGCAGCTAAAAATCAGTCGTACCACCGTCTATTCATATCTTAAGCATCGAGGAATTGAATATTAG
- a CDS encoding P-loop NTPase fold protein yields MISHIDVESPEILFENHFNESSNKRILFSGEFGCGKTYFLNHFFEARKENINTFWLSPVKYSIGQNEDIIEYIKINIALQLLKRPEILPIVKEKYDEDLFIFEYIKNKPLEIVKLLVSCVEALGVTTGPVEKVLDTLKNYGEYSEKLKDNLQNEEQSITKYLKQIVNIKGSIFEDDIISQSIRAILHRCKAENRQNILIIDDFDRLDPEHIFRILNILSVHNDYFETNNKFDFDKIIIVCDYHNIRKIYQYKYGPEVDYKGYINKFYSNDIFHFTNEGAISYYCENQLADVLSFKHDACKKTLGLLLSQFVKHKIITMRQIVKQNIGISFKSFSFGPYTCTIPSGWFMDPPGDFFKRTNVYSFEPSKVQFFFQTNDFPFLQIIKSLTIIFGSYDNLMEAIDRIKKESAPIDPPTTIILIKAIMPLYHLICNDQNHNDLVYRIEADPRGNGKWIGFPTNNFLSLDYIVPTGWNNRNPYDPSLSYFHNIIDELNKWGSAEESTASDYKILFHQLETILDFLNKKNFLHPLGIS; encoded by the coding sequence ATGATTAGCCACATTGATGTCGAAAGTCCAGAGATTTTATTTGAAAATCATTTCAATGAATCTAGCAACAAAAGGATATTATTTTCAGGAGAATTTGGATGCGGAAAAACATATTTCTTAAATCACTTTTTTGAAGCTAGGAAAGAAAATATAAATACATTTTGGCTATCACCTGTCAAGTATTCTATAGGTCAAAATGAAGATATTATAGAATATATTAAAATAAATATTGCTTTACAGTTATTAAAAAGGCCTGAAATATTGCCAATTGTTAAAGAAAAATATGATGAAGATCTTTTTATATTTGAATATATTAAAAACAAACCACTAGAAATAGTAAAACTCTTAGTATCCTGTGTGGAGGCATTAGGAGTTACTACTGGCCCGGTAGAAAAGGTTCTTGATACATTGAAAAATTATGGTGAATATTCAGAAAAATTAAAAGATAATTTACAAAATGAAGAGCAAAGCATAACTAAATATCTTAAGCAAATTGTCAATATAAAAGGCTCTATATTCGAAGATGATATAATTTCCCAATCTATTCGTGCAATATTGCATCGATGCAAAGCTGAAAACAGACAAAATATCTTAATAATTGATGATTTTGACCGTTTAGACCCAGAACACATTTTCAGAATTCTAAATATTTTAAGCGTTCATAATGATTACTTTGAAACTAATAATAAATTTGATTTTGACAAAATTATTATTGTGTGTGACTATCACAATATAAGAAAAATATATCAGTATAAGTACGGACCTGAAGTAGACTACAAGGGATATATAAATAAATTTTATTCCAATGATATTTTTCACTTTACCAATGAAGGGGCAATATCATATTATTGTGAGAATCAGTTAGCAGACGTTTTAAGTTTTAAACACGACGCTTGTAAGAAGACATTAGGGTTATTGCTCTCACAATTTGTAAAGCACAAAATCATTACAATGAGACAAATTGTAAAGCAGAATATAGGAATAAGCTTTAAAAGCTTCTCTTTCGGACCCTATACCTGTACGATACCCTCAGGGTGGTTTATGGATCCACCGGGAGATTTTTTCAAACGAACAAATGTATATTCATTTGAACCTTCAAAAGTTCAATTTTTCTTCCAAACGAATGATTTTCCCTTTTTACAAATAATAAAATCTTTAACAATAATTTTTGGAAGTTATGACAATTTAATGGAGGCAATTGATAGGATAAAAAAAGAATCAGCACCTATTGATCCTCCAACCACAATTATTTTAATTAAAGCGATAATGCCTCTTTACCATCTAATTTGCAATGACCAAAATCATAATGATTTAGTATATAGGATTGAGGCTGACCCACGTGGTAATGGAAAGTGGATCGGGTTTCCAACAAACAATTTTCTATCCTTAGATTATATAGTACCTACCGGCTGGAACAACAGAAATCCTTATGACCCGAGCTTGAGCTACTTTCATAATATAATTGATGAATTGAATAAATGGGGGTCTGCTGAAGAAAGTACAGCGTCAGATTACAAGATTTTATTTCATCAGTTAGAAACTATATTAGATTTTCTCAATAAGAAAAATTTCCTACACCCACTAGGCATATCTTAA
- a CDS encoding site-specific integrase, with amino-acid sequence MNMHSTKHLSALMNLVRMEVSFWRHKSKKKGYAQIYCRISVNGERQDIGSTGITIWYNDWDATSERVLDNDPHSHFKNEQLLILKSHLSAIFNDLFRKKEKITAGKIKRLHLNGQQSLSMTSIFDLYIKDCKEDRERNLNGSSVTVYNNVRKKVIDFLIAKKALDLPAEDFDLAWLKKYRSWMAQVQVNATQKGHSDSYISKHSQTIKNVLTWARLKKLIDTNPLEGHRVKGAEYGDPVFLTPEQFGQLSRHKFKNSKLQQTADIMVILCRTGYHYGDLEDFVKEHKTALQQGIDGKPWLIKKRIKTKVAARVPQFNEVKQIVEKYGGWEHLPIRPLSKFNDLLKLVAAALDLPPELSSKAGCKTFTDWCFNELHLTTDAVMVLLGRKSSKGLEVYGRPDERRVIHELEKTSIKK; translated from the coding sequence ATGAACATGCACTCAACCAAACATTTGAGTGCTTTAATGAACTTAGTGCGTATGGAAGTGAGCTTTTGGCGACACAAAAGCAAAAAGAAGGGTTATGCCCAAATTTATTGTCGGATCTCCGTGAACGGGGAACGGCAGGACATTGGTTCAACAGGAATTACCATTTGGTACAACGACTGGGATGCCACCAGTGAACGAGTCCTGGACAATGATCCACATTCTCACTTTAAAAATGAGCAGTTGCTCATCTTAAAATCCCACCTGTCGGCAATTTTCAACGATCTATTCAGGAAGAAAGAAAAGATTACAGCCGGCAAAATCAAACGACTGCATCTTAATGGCCAGCAATCCCTTTCGATGACTAGCATCTTCGATCTGTACATTAAAGATTGTAAAGAGGACCGAGAGCGCAATCTAAATGGTAGCAGCGTAACGGTGTACAACAACGTTCGCAAAAAAGTGATCGATTTTTTGATTGCTAAAAAAGCTCTGGATCTGCCGGCGGAAGATTTCGATTTAGCCTGGCTAAAAAAGTACCGCTCGTGGATGGCACAAGTGCAGGTCAATGCCACACAGAAGGGGCACTCCGACAGCTACATTTCCAAGCACAGCCAGACGATTAAAAACGTGCTGACGTGGGCCAGACTCAAAAAACTGATCGACACCAACCCACTCGAAGGGCATAGGGTGAAAGGAGCCGAGTACGGCGATCCGGTCTTTTTGACTCCGGAGCAATTTGGGCAGCTCAGCCGACACAAATTTAAAAACAGCAAACTGCAACAGACCGCTGACATCATGGTAATCCTCTGCCGAACTGGCTATCATTACGGCGATCTGGAGGACTTTGTAAAGGAGCACAAAACTGCGCTCCAGCAAGGAATCGACGGGAAGCCCTGGTTGATTAAAAAACGTATCAAAACCAAGGTAGCTGCTCGAGTTCCTCAGTTTAACGAAGTAAAACAGATCGTCGAGAAGTACGGGGGGTGGGAGCATCTCCCGATCCGGCCACTATCTAAATTTAATGATCTACTGAAGCTGGTGGCGGCAGCTCTGGACTTGCCTCCAGAGCTATCTTCAAAAGCTGGATGTAAAACGTTTACGGACTGGTGTTTCAATGAACTGCACCTGACCACCGACGCGGTGATGGTGCTACTCGGGAGAAAGTCCAGCAAAGGGCTAGAGGTGTACGGTCGTCCGGATGAGCGCCGGGTGATCCACGAGTTAGAAAAAACTTCAATAAAAAAATGA
- a CDS encoding 4a-hydroxytetrahydrobiopterin dehydratase translates to MWQEQNNQLTRTFEFRDFSEAFAFMTRVALIAEKMDHHPTWTNTYNKVWCRLSTHDAGDTVTEKDRKLADAIDQLLGEG, encoded by the coding sequence ATGTGGCAGGAACAAAACAACCAGCTCACCCGAACCTTCGAGTTTCGGGACTTCAGCGAAGCCTTCGCGTTCATGACCCGCGTGGCCCTCATCGCCGAAAAAATGGACCATCACCCCACCTGGACCAACACTTACAACAAAGTCTGGTGCCGGCTCAGTACCCACGACGCGGGCGATACAGTCACGGAGAAAGATCGGAAACTGGCGGATGCGATTGACCAGTTGCTGGGTGAAGGATGA
- the rsmI gene encoding 16S rRNA (cytidine(1402)-2'-O)-methyltransferase — MKLYLVPTPIGNLDDITLRAVNVLKSVDGILAEDTRTSGILLKHLEISKPLHSYHIFNEHQTVQRIIAQLKAGKTLALVSDAGTPAISDPGFLLVRECLKNEIPVECLPGATAFVPALVNSGLPADRFTFEGFLPHKKGRQTRLTELAGEERTMIFYESPHRLLKTLTQFGEVFGPDRPASVSRELTKLFEETVRGSIQEIIAYFAEKTIKGEIVIVVQGK; from the coding sequence ATGAAGCTTTACCTCGTACCCACCCCCATCGGCAACCTGGACGATATTACGCTGCGGGCGGTGAATGTGCTGAAGTCGGTGGACGGTATTCTGGCGGAAGATACCCGCACGTCGGGCATCCTGCTGAAACACCTCGAGATCAGCAAACCACTCCACAGTTACCATATTTTTAACGAGCACCAGACTGTTCAGCGCATCATTGCCCAACTGAAAGCGGGCAAAACCCTGGCGCTGGTGTCGGATGCCGGTACGCCCGCCATCTCCGACCCCGGTTTTCTGTTGGTGCGCGAGTGCCTCAAAAACGAGATTCCGGTGGAATGCCTGCCCGGGGCTACGGCTTTTGTGCCCGCGCTGGTCAATTCGGGTCTGCCCGCCGACCGCTTTACGTTTGAGGGGTTTCTGCCCCACAAGAAAGGCCGCCAGACCCGCCTGACCGAACTGGCCGGGGAAGAACGGACCATGATTTTCTACGAATCGCCCCACCGGCTGCTGAAAACCCTGACGCAGTTTGGCGAGGTCTTCGGCCCCGACCGGCCCGCCAGCGTCTCACGCGAGCTCACCAAATTATTTGAAGAAACGGTTCGCGGTTCAATCCAGGAAATAATTGCGTACTTTGCCGAAAAAACGATCAAAGGTGAAATTGTCATTGTTGTTCAGGGCAAATAA
- a CDS encoding lipoprotein N-acyltransferase Lnb domain-containing protein, translated as MKLSLLFRANKKGLARAVFLLHCLVISVCSSVAQTLSPQAKISLITIAPGDEVYTSFGHTALWVSDPMYGIDKVYNYGTFASYTDNYYIKFLQGTLPYYVSVYPMPNQLYASQLENRSVKEQILNLSDAQKQRLYTMLETNARPENREYRYRFYYDNCATRPRDMLVKACGDSLRFVNVVDSTKSYRDWMNEYLTTQPWARMGMNLGIGYPADRTASSWEAMYLPDNVFEEVQRAQLKTPQGQDTPLVANSLFLFRAVTIEETSAFLLYLVSPDFVFAVLLVVVFLITRRQQKRRTRGFWLDRWLFGFSGVWGWLLIFLWFFTDHGVTTWNPAVLFLMPLHMPLIFWVTRQASPKAVRTYFLLTIVGLVAFFLYAFYQDYLYGFNFFLLTLLYRAFYQYRFASTQTEKLTYARS; from the coding sequence GTGAAATTGTCATTGTTGTTCAGGGCAAATAAAAAAGGACTCGCCCGGGCGGTTTTCCTGCTTCACTGTCTCGTAATCAGTGTCTGTTCTTCCGTCGCCCAAACGCTGTCTCCCCAGGCCAAAATCAGCCTGATCACCATAGCACCGGGCGATGAGGTTTATACGTCGTTCGGGCACACGGCTTTGTGGGTCAGCGATCCGATGTACGGCATCGATAAGGTCTACAACTACGGCACGTTTGCTTCCTACACGGACAATTACTACATAAAATTTCTTCAGGGCACCTTGCCCTACTACGTATCGGTGTATCCGATGCCCAACCAGCTTTATGCGTCGCAGCTGGAAAACCGCAGCGTGAAGGAGCAGATCCTGAACCTGTCGGATGCGCAGAAGCAACGGCTGTATACCATGCTGGAAACCAACGCGCGACCCGAAAACCGGGAATACCGGTACCGGTTCTACTACGACAATTGTGCCACCCGCCCGCGCGACATGCTCGTCAAAGCCTGTGGCGACAGCCTGCGGTTTGTGAACGTGGTTGATTCCACCAAGTCGTACCGCGACTGGATGAACGAATACCTAACCACCCAGCCCTGGGCGCGGATGGGCATGAACCTCGGCATCGGCTACCCAGCCGACAGGACGGCATCGTCCTGGGAGGCCATGTACCTGCCCGACAATGTGTTTGAAGAAGTACAACGCGCCCAGCTCAAAACGCCCCAGGGCCAGGATACCCCCCTGGTCGCCAACAGTCTGTTTCTGTTCCGGGCCGTTACCATCGAAGAAACCAGCGCGTTTCTGTTGTACCTGGTTTCGCCGGATTTCGTCTTTGCCGTCCTGCTGGTGGTGGTTTTCCTGATTACCCGTCGGCAGCAGAAACGGCGGACGCGGGGCTTCTGGCTCGACCGCTGGCTGTTCGGATTCTCGGGCGTCTGGGGCTGGTTGTTGATTTTCCTGTGGTTCTTCACCGACCACGGCGTAACGACCTGGAACCCGGCGGTGCTGTTTCTGATGCCGCTGCACATGCCGCTCATTTTCTGGGTAACGCGCCAGGCCAGCCCGAAAGCCGTCCGTACCTATTTTCTGCTGACGATTGTGGGGCTGGTGGCCTTCTTTTTATACGCCTTTTATCAGGATTACCTCTACGGATTCAACTTTTTTCTGCTGACGTTACTGTACCGCGCGTTTTACCAGTACCGTTTTGCTTCCACCCAAACCGAAAAATTAACGTATGCCAGGTCGTGA
- a CDS encoding inositol monophosphatase family protein — protein MPGRDLQLVEISEQITKIARQTGDFIRQQSRSFTREQIEYKGYNNLVSYVDKEAEKQLVEALHNLLPEVGFITEEGTTGQIADRSALNWIIDPLDGTANFMHKLPVFSVSIGLAEGKTPIAGVVYDIMRDECFHASAGGGAWCTGSSGTAERIRVSPATQLQESMVATGFPYASMDRIERYLAILASLMLRTHGLRRMGSAAIDLSYVACGRFEAYYEFNLNCWDMAAGVLLVREAGGIVTDFNGGDDFLFRGDILAGCGMQPELLAIIEQYWNNEGPLPIPPPVIS, from the coding sequence ATGCCAGGTCGTGATCTTCAATTGGTTGAAATTAGTGAGCAGATAACGAAAATTGCCCGGCAGACCGGCGATTTCATCCGGCAGCAAAGCCGTTCGTTCACGCGGGAACAGATTGAGTACAAGGGCTATAACAACCTGGTTTCGTACGTCGACAAGGAAGCCGAAAAACAACTCGTTGAGGCTCTGCACAACCTGCTGCCAGAAGTCGGTTTCATCACGGAGGAAGGTACAACGGGCCAGATTGCCGACCGCTCAGCCCTGAACTGGATCATTGACCCGCTCGACGGTACGGCCAACTTCATGCACAAACTGCCCGTTTTTTCGGTCAGCATTGGTCTGGCCGAAGGCAAAACGCCGATTGCCGGGGTGGTGTACGACATCATGCGCGACGAGTGTTTTCACGCCAGCGCGGGCGGGGGTGCCTGGTGTACGGGTTCCAGCGGAACTGCCGAACGCATCCGGGTTTCGCCCGCTACGCAGCTTCAGGAAAGCATGGTGGCCACGGGCTTTCCGTACGCGAGCATGGACCGTATCGAACGGTATCTGGCTATTCTGGCGTCGCTCATGCTGCGTACCCACGGCCTGCGCCGGATGGGTTCGGCGGCCATCGACCTGTCGTACGTAGCCTGCGGACGGTTTGAAGCGTATTATGAATTCAACCTCAACTGCTGGGACATGGCCGCCGGGGTGCTGCTGGTGCGCGAAGCGGGCGGTATTGTAACCGACTTCAACGGCGGGGACGACTTCCTGTTCCGGGGCGACATCCTGGCCGGTTGCGGCATGCAGCCCGAATTGCTGGCCATTATCGAACAGTACTGGAACAACGAAGGCCCGCTGCCGATACCGCCACCGGTCATTTCATGA